The sequence below is a genomic window from Colias croceus chromosome 26, ilColCroc2.1.
tttgcaatagaaaacagttaggttgggttaggttagactttgataaacaacgcacgagccgagcgagcaaagcgagcgtgccacggcagcggccggcgagtgccagaagcggatcgctttttaaaaaacaaacaattataataatatagtagtagtttcttaaattattattttatttaagtcgcattttttcttaaatacatataagatatccaaattttccatagtactcgtacctcttcgtcgtaaattctttgctatgactttcttcataatattgttattaaacgaattatgaagtttttaactgcgaataatttaattttcgccagcggccgcccgcgccatcttatcacataaacacagagcttgcagcgcctctaccaacgattaatgtaactattttacgatatgatcaaataattttgatcatttcatgaaaaaaccgtgcgttaattggccatatcgtgaaacgatttcttgtcattgatctgcccaaaccacatcatgatgtggccaaactaaatgggccatttcacgatatgcgaccatttcgtgaaatggccactcatatcatgaaataggtaagcaaatctacgatatgaccacgacatatatctcaattattaatatttaaaacatattattaaataaatattagaacgaaaaatggaataaataaaatacttcatgtacataattaataattttaatcatcaTAAGATGTCAGTCTTAGCCTCTAAACTCTAAAGGTTAATGTCTATAATATAcggtgatttttttttaattatttagctTTTCTTTGAAGATACTAAGAATTAAAgccttttaatttttcaaccAATACTTAAGAAGCATAAATAAGGCTTCTAAGTTTggtctattatttttcattctttttagttatttatgctctttaaaatactattaatggaattatataattattattatggaaTTAAAATTTCTAACTACAAGAAGTCCAATAAACATATCTCCAACATTTTAGATTACCTAATCATTTTGATATGACTAGCAACACTAGCTGTCAATTTGACATACGAACCGATAAACGTTCACGATACGCGACTGTCGTCCGATAGCTACCGGCAAACTAAGTCATGCTGAACAGAGAGAAAttcgatttaaaattaatgcaaCTGGTTAAGGAAAATCCAGTGCTTTATGATTATAATTGCCCCAATTACATGGACTTTAACGCTCGGACAGTCGTATGGCAGAAAATAGGCGATGAATTAAAAAGACCCGGTATGTCAAATTATATCTTTACGATATCGCTGGTTTTGTCCTGTTAGCACTTTTCAATAATTCTGTGGAATAATCTGTACtggaatgtaataaattatagtctgctttaattttaatgattagaaTTGGCTGATAAGTGAAGTAGATGATCGCCCTGGaatcatattattgttaatttaattgttatctcctttcataataatattttaacaaattatttttccgtTCTTCAGCGGCAGATTGCAAAACCAGATGGGTGCACATCCGTGATGCATACAGACGGCTACTACGTCTGTCCCAAAAACGTGgtcaacataaaaaatataaatacgaaagttcaATGTCGTTTATGAGGCCGTACTTTAAAGATGTCAATGTTGTTGGTGAAACATGCGATGACGAGGTGAACTTTGAGTGTGATTTCGCAGCTGATAGTGAATACTCTGAGGAACCTTTGAAGAAAAAACCtaaaatgaagaaaataagGAAAAGAGAGTTTGACGATGTACATGAATTTGAATCAGTATCTTTCAATGATACATCCGAATTTGACACATCCGATCCTATCGATACATTCTTACTAAGCATTGGTGCTACTTTAAAGACATTCTCTccttatcatttaaatattgcaAAGACGAAGATATTTTCAATTGTACAGGAACATGATTTGCTTCAAATTGTTCAACAGCAGGAGGAGGAATCTAAAGATGCGTCTACTGAAATCATAATGgaaaactgaaataaaacaattagttTTAATATCATTAGGCTAAATTTTTTAGTGATTGTACTTGACATAGGAAAGatttaaaatcggttcatgGTACCAAGGCGCTAGGAAGCAATGAAagtgtacataatattgtttaataaaattggacTAGAAAGAAAAAGTAAACTATTGACACTTTCCTGTGGATTTGAAattttgacaaaattttattcgcaCAAAAAgttgtatttgtttattttttaagtaaatattagtGTTCCTCTGGTTGTAATGTGATATTAATTGAAACATAATTGTACTTTGTTAAGATTTGTTGAAGATGATGTTGAAAAGTTTCATAGAAAATGCGTTTGTTTTTGGAacagacaataattaattcagtTTTCATTACATTTGCATTGCGACTAAaatgattgtaaataaaatttttgaaatatgttaactatctacctattttattcagatcatttatatgaaaaaaaaacatgatgGTAAGTACATTACAAATCTACTAACTGAAATGTATACAATTTGTCTGTACTACATATAGGGGAAAAGCGGAACCgtcttaacataataatattatgttgcgATTCTGCTCATTTTCACTACCATTTTCACTACctagtatttaaaacaaagtcgctttctctgtccctttgaatgcttaaatctttaaaactacgcaacggattttgttccgtttttttttaatagatagtgattcaagaggaaggttttagtcttaggttttagtataatataatttacttattaGGTTAtagacgaagccgcgggcggtaagctagttataatttaaggacattataataacttaaaatcagttaaattCATTGTAAGTAGTAGGTTCGTTATCATCACGTAAATATGAATCTTTGATATGaatttgattatattattgacatctatatattttatagttttcgcAGTAAAACCTATATTGTGAAGCGCATAAGTTCCAAAATCGCATAGCTTCATTGGCTACAATCTTTAGGTGTGGTCGGTTCCGTATCGGACGCGTGACGGGTCGCGCAGCGTTGCCGTTCCGACGAATTCGTTCCCGCCAAGTTTCGTTATGTAATTTAACAccaaaaacaatgaaatacaCTGAAAGATAAATGATAAGTGAACGATAGGACGTGATTATAGAGGtaactaatgaataaatcCAAATGAATgctaattaaaacttattgtTTGCGTGCGGCGTTGCCGGTCTGTGTCACTTTCCCATGTCGGAGTCGTCGCGTCAGTGCTATACATCACGACCGCCCGCCGGGTCACGATGCCTCTACcgtttaataaaacattggaTTTAAAATTGCTGCAACTAGTAAAGGATAATCCAATAATATACAACACGAAGCATAAGAAATACCTAGACTTTGACAATAGAGAAGTTGTTTGGCAAAAAATTGGCGACGCGCTAAATAGGCCAGGTAATTATTAATCAACTTATCATTTATTACGAAACTATTTATAGAtgttttgatataaaaataattaggtattaaaTATTCGTTCATTCGTAAAACTTCtgcttacttttttatttttcttttctttattttactggtaactaggtaggtattagtggtagttttattgtatgtttcatttgtatacgtagtaggtatattattattagtctgtggtttcatttaagtttaaaaatagataggtcgccctaatattataatgagtcGTAATTCGCAactagtaggtatattgtgGTGAAATTACGattgtaggtatttaaagaagaaaatagtatattctaCCTAGGTAGTTacctaagtaaataaattaaaatgagaGTAATAAGAGTGTAGGTTTTAAAGTTACCTACCTAGCTCTTATTACTACGTATAGAGAAGACACCAccaacaaaatctgtgcgacATGTGCGGCCGAGGCGGTGCGCGGCGAGTCACAGACTCACCGTTAGGTAAGGAAGGGCGGGGCTATTCCGTCCGAAAAATAACACTCAAAAAAGAACACGTctgtattttttcttaaataatagctaCGGAAAATTTGTCAATTACATCAAAGCAAGCCGTTATTTCTTATTCTATTCATCATATTTAGAACGTGAAAAACGATTGCAGTAGCTAAGAAAATAGCTATATTCTAATAGGAGTTGACTTTGGGCAAAATAGCCCCGCGCGGGGTTATTTCGTCAAGAGTTTAATAGAACGACATCTGTGGAGCAATTTCCATTTTACCCAGAAATATACAATACTGATGACGCTGCctatttgaatttgtatttaGTTACGCAGACATAAGGTTCATTTTCGAGAAAAATCATTCTAAATTTTTGGAGGGGCTATTCCGTCTAGCGTCCATACAAGATAGTGACGCGCACACAATATCGATATAACTTTTTTGAAATATCGATAACTTTTTGTGTGGAAGCAATTTGAATAAGAAAAGTTAAGTGGCTTCTTGACGCTATTTGGCGCTCACTtcacttaaaaatttattataactcgatgtaaacataatttatccAAAATCTATTTTGGGTGAACCGAAGTGTAGTTACTTACACTTATTTTAAGCataccatattattatttattaataaatatttcactgtAGTTACAGATAGCAAATTGCTAAAAGTGGCCGTTTTTCGCAAATTTTCTATTCATTATTacagtgaaatatttattactaatatgGTATACTTAATATAAGTGTAATACCACTTCAATTCACCCAAAATAGATTTTggataaattatgttttcatcaagtaattaatttataagtgtTGAGGGTGCCACATAGCGTTAGGGCCCCATAAGGTAGAACAATTTTTCTTACGAAAGAAGCAATACATTCTAAACTTCcaaatataattcaatttgattccaatttttttgacccaggtattaaaaaaacacatttaagtaagtagtaaactttattaaggaacaaaatgataaaattgtaTCAACATAAGTATTCAAAACACACATAAACTTactacaaaacaaaacaagatgACTcttagttaataaaattacaatacaccatacaaaattacaattgcaacaaacaaaaagaaaaggaATCGTATTAATAACTATTGAGATCAAATTTCTATCCCTACTACAATGTCAGTTGCTTCAATATTTATGCTTATGTCGATAAGAAAGCCAATCGTAGCACGTCACTAGCTTTATGCAAATTCATACAAAATCGACGGGGCTATTTCGTCTTAAAAATTGACAACATAGCCCcgccaaaatattttttgtggttATGACATCGGACTTAATaacacttttaatttaaagcgtaggataaaataaatagtttagaAAGAATCTCCAACATtcaaagttattacttacattACCTTGGGCAGTTTTCACAACAATCACTTTTTACAcgtaaaacgaaataaaatttgcGGAGCGTCGTCTATGTTGTGTCCATTCAAAATGACGACTGTAGAAGAATAGCTGTAATTCCAAAACCATGCATCCTATAGCGACATATGTTAGCTTATCGCGTagctaattaaattttatacctGCCGAAAGATTTCGTTACtagaaatttattaaactgTAGGCTACAAAGTCTTCTGACAAGATTGCCCCGCCGACAAAATAGCCCCGCCCTTCCTTactttatttatcaattaaaaacaatcaatgtaacaaaaaatagaattaatattaaaaaaaaaatatttaaataaacttagttacttataaaataaaaagttttcaaccaataaatgtaaaacgattcaatgtaataaaaaaattggtatGTAGGTTTCATCTTTCATGATTCTTATCGATTAATATCAACACTTCATTATTGTcaatgtgtaaaatattttttttccactataaaaacatattacttatgtcctctaatattattacctactatgtacacatatttgttatttcatatcCAATGCTTTTCTTAAATTTTCAATCAAATGACGCAAAATGACGCCCGctaaaaattttgctcgaaccatgtttttaaaataattatctagtTAATTaccgatgaaaagttattcctttgcactttgcCGTATTACTTGAATTATTAGTGGAATATCGTAACACTCTCGATATTTgaagagttttaatttttttttgcttattTGCAAACGACATGAACGTGACCATCGCGCTAAAGCGATTGAGTGCAGTGTGGCCGACCTCAGTTGAGCGGAACATTAgagatgtaggcggtgtcttCTCTATACGTAGTAATAGTATCTCCATGtcctacataaatattttttagtattacaaaaattatttaatgttaacaaAATACCCAACACTTTATTAATGAATGTAATAAATCGT
It includes:
- the LOC123703590 gene encoding uncharacterized protein LOC123703590 — translated: MLNREKFDLKLMQLVKENPVLYDYNCPNYMDFNARTVVWQKIGDELKRPAADCKTRWVHIRDAYRRLLRLSQKRGQHKKYKYESSMSFMRPYFKDVNVVGETCDDEVNFECDFAADSEYSEEPLKKKPKMKKIRKREFDDVHEFESVSFNDTSEFDTSDPIDTFLLSIGATLKTFSPYHLNIAKTKIFSIVQEHDLLQIVQQQEEESKDASTEIIMEN